From a single Meiothermus sp. CFH 77666 genomic region:
- a CDS encoding ribonuclease HI family protein, with amino-acid sequence MLKVFVDAGFRNASGKGAFAFVIFDSAGNQVAGHATCALGTSNELEYQAAIAGLKRAVEIAGGEKVLLQTDSQLVEKQLLGDYKVRKNHLKPLHATLTELVQRSGAKVEWIPRKQNRAHKLVEQALQKTC; translated from the coding sequence GTGCTCAAAGTGTTTGTAGATGCCGGATTCAGAAATGCCTCTGGAAAAGGCGCTTTCGCTTTTGTGATTTTCGACTCTGCGGGTAACCAGGTTGCAGGGCATGCTACCTGCGCCCTAGGCACCTCGAACGAGCTCGAGTACCAGGCGGCCATTGCAGGGCTCAAACGGGCTGTGGAAATCGCCGGGGGTGAGAAAGTGCTGCTTCAAACCGATTCACAGCTTGTGGAAAAGCAACTATTGGGCGACTACAAAGTTAGAAAGAACCACCTGAAGCCTTTACACGCGACCCTCACCGAACTTGTTCAACGCTCAGGAGCAAAGGTCGAGTGGATTCCAAGGAAACAGAACCGGGCCCATAAGCTGGTGGAGCAAGCCTTGCAGAAAACGTGTTGA
- the cas10 gene encoding type III-B CRISPR-associated protein Cas10/Cmr2 — MEQFLQVALGPVQDFISTARRTRDLYAGSRLLSEAAGQVAAYLADKLGYENLIFPAPNNAEHFRQLSQSGIPNVVVARVGEGVRCRTLAEEAVQEARRYIQEKGASLLDKHRGQIDVSTALKQLSDMLEVYWACVPLEGDYAPARNRLAAVMAARKNTREFMPVGWGSSLPKSSLDGARETVIAGASEAWKRRVGIRPGEELSGVDLVKRLWPERAFLSTSHVAALPYLEGLEKKGKLEALRFYLERLANLIGEEAREEWAHPVVRDTLLKDYDPRLLFAGRLGEFFDKSDARLEEARAVLSEMYRALGEPLPYYVLLHADGDRMGEAIDHQSQQGAKAHRRLSNKLALDFAARVRRIVEEHKGCLVYAGGDDVLALLPLHTALPCAKTLAQTFSTAMKGFGEKHDPTLSVGLAIAHHLEPLQDALELVRRTEKFAKEGPKGTPLEQKRNALALAYSPRSGSERMVRGRWDEAPSLTQRLYRYQDLLRLEQIPTKAGYELKALLNELGGVVGMEKAVVLEAQRILGRKQIKPQYRQELDTLQTPADVARLADELILARVLARAYQQAGVPTENPEVYHAH, encoded by the coding sequence TTGGAACAGTTTTTGCAGGTTGCCCTGGGACCGGTGCAGGATTTCATCAGTACGGCTCGACGCACGCGCGATCTGTACGCAGGAAGTCGCTTACTCAGCGAGGCTGCAGGGCAGGTGGCCGCGTACCTGGCCGATAAGCTCGGGTATGAAAACCTGATTTTTCCGGCGCCCAACAACGCCGAGCATTTCCGGCAGCTCAGCCAGTCAGGAATCCCCAACGTGGTGGTTGCCCGGGTCGGGGAAGGTGTCCGTTGCCGGACGCTGGCCGAGGAGGCCGTGCAGGAGGCGCGGCGGTACATTCAGGAAAAGGGTGCTTCTTTGCTGGACAAGCACCGCGGGCAGATAGACGTGTCTACTGCGCTGAAGCAGCTTTCGGACATGCTCGAGGTCTACTGGGCTTGCGTGCCGCTTGAGGGAGACTACGCCCCGGCCCGCAACCGGCTGGCTGCGGTGATGGCAGCGCGGAAAAACACCCGCGAGTTTATGCCGGTGGGGTGGGGCTCGAGCCTCCCCAAAAGCTCGCTGGACGGCGCTCGGGAAACGGTCATCGCAGGCGCAAGCGAAGCCTGGAAGCGCAGGGTAGGCATCCGTCCCGGCGAGGAGCTGAGCGGGGTAGACCTGGTGAAGCGGCTCTGGCCAGAGCGGGCCTTCCTAAGCACCTCACATGTGGCAGCCTTGCCCTATTTGGAGGGGTTGGAGAAAAAAGGAAAGTTGGAGGCGCTTAGGTTCTACCTCGAACGCCTGGCCAACCTGATCGGCGAGGAAGCCCGCGAGGAGTGGGCCCATCCGGTAGTACGGGACACTCTCCTGAAAGACTACGACCCTCGTTTGCTGTTTGCCGGGCGCCTGGGGGAGTTTTTCGATAAATCAGACGCCAGGCTGGAAGAGGCCCGCGCCGTGCTGAGCGAAATGTACCGCGCCCTGGGCGAACCCCTGCCCTACTATGTTCTCTTGCACGCCGACGGCGACCGCATGGGCGAGGCCATAGACCACCAGAGTCAGCAGGGTGCCAAGGCCCACCGGCGGCTTTCCAACAAGCTGGCTTTAGATTTCGCGGCCAGGGTACGGCGCATTGTGGAAGAGCACAAAGGCTGTCTGGTCTACGCCGGGGGCGACGACGTACTGGCCCTGCTGCCGCTGCACACCGCCCTCCCTTGTGCGAAGACCCTGGCCCAGACCTTCTCCACCGCCATGAAGGGCTTTGGGGAGAAGCACGACCCCACGCTCTCGGTGGGGCTGGCCATTGCGCATCACCTCGAGCCTCTCCAAGACGCCTTAGAGCTGGTGCGTCGCACCGAGAAGTTTGCCAAGGAAGGCCCCAAGGGTACACCCCTCGAGCAAAAGCGCAACGCCCTGGCCCTGGCCTACAGCCCCCGTAGCGGCAGCGAGCGCATGGTGCGGGGGCGCTGGGACGAGGCCCCCTCGCTGACCCAGCGCCTGTATCGCTACCAGGATCTACTGCGACTGGAGCAAATTCCCACCAAAGCAGGTTACGAGCTCAAGGCTCTGCTGAACGAGCTGGGCGGAGTTGTAGGGATGGAGAAAGCGGTGGTGCTCGAGGCCCAGCGCATCTTAGGGCGAAAGCAGATCAAGCCCCAGTACCGCCAGGAACTGGACACCCTACAGACCCCCGCCGACGTAGCCCGCCTGGCCGATGAACTCATCCTGGCCAGGGTGCTGGCGCGGGCTTACCAGCAGGCCGGGGTTCCTACCGAAAACCCGGAGGTCTACCATGCTCATTGA